The Lewinella sp. 4G2 nucleotide sequence ACTTGTGCGTGAACGCTGATACGCCCCCTCTTTTCCGGATTCTACTGTTAGCCGCTACTCCCTTCGAAGTTGAGGCCACCGTGTTGTGGTTGCGGCAACGGGCGCTTGAAGAAGTTGCCAATCTGCTGAAGTTTGGTAGCGTAGAGATAGAAGTACTATTTACGGGAGTGGGGCCCGCCGCAACTGCCTATGTACTGGGCAATCGTTTTGCTTCGGCTCCACGGCCCAACATGGTCCTGCAGGCGGGTGTAGCTGGCGCCTACCACCGCGATGTACCGTTGGGGACGGTGGTCCAAGTCACATCAGAATGTTTTGCGGACTTGGGGGCGGGAAGTGCTGATGGTGCCTTCTTAAGTCTGGGTGATATTGGTCTACATCCGGGCCAGCCATTTGATCTGGGTGAAATGCTTCGCCTGCCGCCTCTTGCTACGGCAACACCCTTCCCTGCCGTGACTGGTGCGACTGTTTCACAGACCACGGGAACGCTGCGGCGCAGGGAAGAATTATTGAAGCGCTGGCCCGACGCCGAAGTGGAAACCATGGAGGGTGCACCTTTTTTTAGAGCTTGTTTGGATCATGGAATCCCACCCGTTCAAATTCGAGCAATCAGTAACTACGTAGAAACGAGGGACAAAGAGACCTGGCAAATGAAAGAGGCGATTGACGCACTCAATATTGCTCTGCAATCTCTACTCGCCGGATTCTTACAACAGCCAGTCGACTGACTTGCTATTGCTTGAACGTCTGCACGCTACCCTTTAACAGTGTCAAGCTAAGTGGGGCTTCTGCTTTGGTGGCAGAAGTTGTATTTTTGCGCCCCGTTAGGTCAGTGGGTGTTGTCTTACGTATTGACTCCACCTCTTGGCCCAAGCGTAGTATTGATACCAATCAAAGTTTCGTTTTATAGTGCAGCGGTGGCCGCTTGATTCCTACGTTAGTTAGCAATTAACGCAGGGGCGGCTTCGTTAAAATGCGAGCCTGGTGAAAGCCATTTAGACCAGGGCAGCGCACTCACGAACCAGCTTGTTAGAACCCCCTGTGTATGAAGTATTTTCGACTAGTCTGCCTTGTCTGTGCCCTGGCCGGTTCCGGAAGTCTTTTCTCCCAGCAGCTCTCCC carries:
- the mqnB gene encoding futalosine hydrolase; translated protein: MNADTPPLFRILLLAATPFEVEATVLWLRQRALEEVANLLKFGSVEIEVLFTGVGPAATAYVLGNRFASAPRPNMVLQAGVAGAYHRDVPLGTVVQVTSECFADLGAGSADGAFLSLGDIGLHPGQPFDLGEMLRLPPLATATPFPAVTGATVSQTTGTLRRREELLKRWPDAEVETMEGAPFFRACLDHGIPPVQIRAISNYVETRDKETWQMKEAIDALNIALQSLLAGFLQQPVD